The region CCACTGTTTTCTTTCATAGACTTCAGCGTTTTTGCTTTAATCGTCCATTTGCTCCTGTCTGAGCCCTGACCTGGCTCAGATTGGGTGCTAGGGATGCTGGCacgggagggagcctggggacGGGGCTGTCAGCACTTAGCAAGCTGCTGCGTCTGGGACGGGCAGGGGTGGGAAAGGCTGAGGTGTGGGCCAGGACCTGGCAGATCTCTGTGGACAGAGCGGGTGAGCTACAGCATTTCTGTAATGGGCCAGAGTCCTGGAGGCTTAGGGCAGAGGGACCTGGCGCCCCAGCAGGCAGCAAGGGAGTGGCCCAGACCTCCCAGCATaagcccctggggctggggggccctGTTCCCTCCTGCTGCTGAGAGGCTCTGACCCCGGACTTCTGGTGTCAGATAGCCCCGAAACCCAGCAGGCCGGGCAGGCTCAGCAGTGAGCTCTGGGGTGATGGAGTCCGAAACAGGGAAAACGGCATGACTGAGCGGCGGTTTCTACTCTGAGAGGGTAGCTTCTAGAACCTTACCTTGCCTTGTGCCTGACAGGAGCCAGGACGGACCTGACAGCTGGGAGAGTCTGTGCCTCCCTCAAGGCCCCAGGCTTGTCCTCGGAGGCTCACGGGCCTGCTGCCTTCCGCCCTGGCCGTGTCCACATTCCCATATGCAGTGACACCGTCCACCAACCACCGAAAGCAATTTTCTCCCCACTTTCAGGCCCGGGGAGGAATACCTGCCCAGAACCCCCTGTCCCTGGCTGTTCTATTCTTAGGTGGTTTTGGGGGGAATGAaccctcttgttttgttttgtttgtttttttaagatttttatttatttatttgacagagagagagcgagagagggaacgcaagcagggggagtgggagagggagaagcaggcttcccgcggagtggggagcctgatgtggggctcgatcccaggaccccgggatcatgacctgagccgaaggcagtcgcttaatgactgagccacccaggcgtcccatgaacTCTGTTGTTATCTGGAAGGCAGGCACCAGGAAATGACTTGCTCTCCTAACTGTAAGGAGTCTAAGCAAGTAGGACCCACAACAGAGGTCCAGGGGCTCACCCTCCAACCCGAAACATCAGGTTTGGCTGACCCCCGCCCCAAGACCTTGATCTCAGACAGGGTCTTGTTGTTGGTCTTCCAGAATCCTCTCAAGTTCCTctttctgctctgttctctgcAAACAAGGAAGCAGCTCAGAGAGAGGTCCTGAACTGTCCAAGGTCCCTCAGGCCATCAGGGGCACGAGCCGTGGGGCAGGTGCTCCCTGGTGACTCCAGCTGGGGTCTGCCACCCACAGGGCCTGGAGCAGATCCACTGGCCCCTGAGGCTTCCTGACTCTGTGTCTGTCCCCAGGTGACCTTGGCCTCTGCTTCATCTCGGGCAACATGCTGGGATCGGTCGGGAGGCCTGCGGAGATTCCTGCTGGGGGTGCATCCATGTCTGAGCCAGGAGGGCCTGCTCTCTCCTGGGACCCTTTCCCAATCCTGTCATGAGACTCAGGACAAAACTGACCCAAAATGGTTGAGTGGGGGCAGCGTCTCAGGGCTGCACCCCTTCCCCTTCTACCGGTCTGTGCTCCTGGGACCCCTTGCCCACTgccctctgtcctctcctgcGAGCACGCCACCTGCCCCACTGTCCCCAGCCCTTCCCGAGCCTCAGGCCGAGAGGGTTTTTCCTCTCCATCCATGGTGCACTTTCCAAAGGAACCCAAAATATCTGTTTCTAGAAGTGTTGGCATTCAAGAGCTGTAGATGACTCACGTCTCAGCCAATGTCTCCCTCCTTGGCGCCCACGCCACTGGGCCTATTTCTAGCCGCTGGGTTGCACGTGGTGTTCAGAAAACCCAGGTTAGCCAGCATCACCTTCTTAACCAGACAGGCCATCCGCTGGTTTGTGCTGAGTTCCAGGTGGCCTGTTTGTGGCCTGGTCCCGGAAGGCCGATCTGCCTGCTGACCGAGGCGTGTTCGTGTCCAGCGTCGTTCGCCCTCCCGTTTGTGTGTGTTCAACTGTGGCCTGAGAGCTTGAGACAGGTGTTTGGAGTCTGGAAGCTGGGGTACCAGCAGCATGTTACATGTGTGCCCTGCTTTAGGAGGCGCGCACCTTGTGAGCTCTGGCACCTTCAGAGGGGCCACGCTAGTTGCTATCATTCCTGCCCtagagatgaggacactgagggtCACAGTGGTCACCTGGATTAGAGAGCAGGGGGACTTCCACCTCTTTCATTCAGCCGACTCCGATTTTCTCGCCCATAAGGCAAAGATAGTGACCCGTTGAAGTGATATCGCTTATCTTCAGGGGGTGTTTGGAAGAGATTGACTTGGAGGTGACTGTGCACACAGAAGGCGCCCACTGTGTGTGGCCCTCCTTGCATCTGTGGGTGTCTCTCAGGCTCCTGCCCCGCGGTGCGCGCTGCTGGGACTGCGGCCCCGGGCTCGTCCCTCAGAGCCCAGCTCCTCTCTCTGAGCATCCGCCCGCCCCGACAGTCCGTTCCCCAGCTCGGCGGGACAGGCGAGGCCACACGGCTGTGCCTCAGTGTTTGAAAGCCACAAACGAGCTAACGGTCCGTTTGTTGATGGGTGATGAGTCTGCTCCATCCTCCCACCGGACGCGTTGCCCCTGAGACCCGGGCCGGGGCAGGCCTCGGACACCGGCTGCTCTGAGGTGGGTTCTGGAAGGCGGTGGTGTGGGGAGCGCTGACCCTGTTCCCTGCTGGCCCTGGCCctcccgctcccctcccccctccgcaGGCAGCCCCTCCAGCCCGGGGTGGCCCTCCCTCCTAGGATGCAGACCCTGGAGgtgggccgggggcggggggagtggtcACTGGGCAAGAAATCCAGGTCCTGGTGGCTGGAGTGGAGTCTGGAAGGCCAGGGTGGGGTCAGGTCCTCCTCTCGGCCCTGCAGGCGCCTTGTCCTCTGGGGTGCGGCTCAACCCCTGACAGGAGGGGCCTCCTTGCCCTGCCTGGGGAGTGCTGACCTCTCGTGCCCTTTCAGAGCCTCTTGGCTTTACTGTCTCTGGACCTTTGGCCccttgctccccgccccccagtggCCACCCAGAGACCAGCTCTGTAAAAGCAGTTCCCgtgcctgcccctctgctctgGAGGCCAGGAGAGAGCACCTGAGAGGCCCCAGAGCACGTGGTCCAGCAGGTCAGGGCCGTGGGGGTTGGAGGTTACAGCCCCCATGAGGGGGctgcccccaggcctggccctggtcagcctcctcctgccccagctgGCCTGCTCCGCTGGGGTGCACACCCACCCTGATCACCAAGAACCCTCTGTCGCTGGTGGTAAAGACACTAAATTCTGTCGTGTCCCCACGCGTGGTATGTGCTCATTCCATACTTACCTTCTACGGCTGCTTTGATCCAAGACCTACCATACCCCAGACTTTATGGCCCAAGCCCCCATATTCCAGATGTTGGTACTGTGTGCCCTTCACAGTGGAGGGCTTTAGGATGGGAGGAaacgctaaggaaattgaagactTCCCGGATAGGGGACCTCGTTTCTTCACTGCCCACGTGTGAAGGTCTGAGTGCAGGGAGACCCGGGGCAGTGGTGGGGGTGCCGAGGTCCTGGATGATCAGGAGGCGCCTGAGGgcccaaagagaaggaaaggtggTGCATCAGTGTACGGTGGCCCAGGATGATTACTGAGCAATGACCGAGTGATCCAGCAGCGCCCCCACAGGGGCACAGACCTGCGGGGCCCGGCTAACCTCCCCCAGAGGATGGGGAGGACAGGGCTGAGGGGAGGACACTAGGCCCGAGGGGGGGGTCTGCTGTGGCCGGTGGTTCCTCTAGGGCAGGCCCTCGGCTTCTGGCCTTGGTCCCAGGAGGGCACACCGCATGGACAAGACCTGACCGGTCCTTCACCAGGTGTAGTCAGGGCAGGTACGCGGTCTGTGGGGCCCTTGTTCAAAAAGCATAAAGGAGCTGAGGCCCGGACAGAGGCCTGGGGTGCCGGTGGCCCCTGCTGCAGGGGGCTCTGGAGTTGAAGGCGCcagtgctgggggcagggaggagtgggTGAGATTAGGGTGGAGGGGGCTGGTCCACGCAGAGGAGGCACAGCGGCAGCCACCTCCCGCAGGGTGCCCTGCATGGGGCCACCCTCACTGGCCCGCGCTTCCTGGATTCTGGATTCATGGCCTCTGTGGAATGCTAATGCCCTTGACTGCTGTCTGGGATGTGTGGCTCGGGTCTGGACTGGCCTCTCACCCCCTCTGGGTGTTTTTGCTACGGGACAGGGACTCCCCCAGTCCTCTGGGTCTGAGCtcatcccctccctgccccccgggGCTCCGAAGACTTCTGAGCCTGCTGGACACTGGCTGAGGGGCTCCCAGATGTCCCCCCATGAATGGGTGCTCTGTCTCCGGGCCAGACGGTCCCTCCTAGTGCATCCTGTCACCTGGGCAAAGTGCCGTCCTGGGGCTGTGGCTCGAAGGGTAGCCAGCCCTTCCAGGCAGCACAGCCCTTTCATTTCTGTAGATAGAGACACCGGCCTTTGTCCCGGTCACAGCACAGTGTCCCCACCTGTAACATGAGAGTAAGAAGACTTTCAGCAACTAAATGGTAAAATGTGCTAAAGTCCCCAGCTCAGGGCCTACTGAGTGCTCACTGAAGGCAATCCCTGACAGCGACGGGCTCTCAAGGAACGTGGTGGCCCGAGGGTTAACAGCCTGGCACCCCAGGACCAGCAACATTGGGGGCGCCGGGACCCTTGCCCCTTGGGATGCTGCAGCTGACTCAGGCCCATTAACAAAGttaaaatacaggggcgcctgggtggcttcgtcagttcggtgtccgactcttggtttctgctcaggtcgtgatctcagggtcgtgaaattcagcccctgcgttgggctccttgctctgctggagattctccctttcGCTtggcccctcccacctgctcgtgctctctctctctcaaataaataaatcaatcttaaaaaaaagttaaaacacgGCCGGGCGCGCGTCGGTTAGTTCCTGTGCGCCAGTCCCCGCCGCTTCTCCGCCAGCATGCCGATGTTCGTGGTGAACACCAACGTCCCCCGCGCCTCCGTGCCGGACGGGCTCCTTTCCGAGCTCACTCAGCAGCTGGCGCAGGCCACCGGCAAGCCGGCTCAGTACATCGCGGTGCACGTGGTCTCAGACCAGCTCATGGCCTTCGGCGGCTCAAGTGAGCCGTGCGCGCTCTGCAGTCTGCACAGCATCGGCAAGATCGGAGGCGCGCAGAACCGCTCCTACAGCAAGCTGCTGTGCGGCCTGCTGGCCGAGCGCCTGCGCGTCAGCCCGGATAGGATTTACATCAACTACTACGACATGAACGCGGCCAACGTGGGCTGGAACGGCTCCACCTTCGCGTGAAGACCACGCCTGCCCCACCCGCCTGCACCAGGCCCTGCCACCCCGCAATAGTATGCCCACTTACCCCCCCCAGCGACCTCCACCCCCAAGTCGAGATAAATAAACGGTTTGGaggctgcaaaaaaaaaaaaaaaaaaaaaaagttaaaacacaaaagGCCATGTTCCCCTTAGAATTTAAATCAGCTAGTCAGTTTATatctattaaaatcattttttgacTGAATGTTCATCTTCTGATTGATGAGGGGTGGCCCTGAGGCCGGCTGGGCCCACCGGGCACCAGAAAGTCAGAAAACTTAGTAAGACAGATCAATGCCACCAACATGTGGCTCTCGGGAAACCACTCAAGAAAAAATGGTAATCCTTTGGCAAGAATGACCAAGGAAACCCCCccaaattttgaataaatgataTGAACCAAAAAAGAGACCTACTTAGCAGACAAACATCACGAGAACTTTGTGATGAACAATTTCGtaccaatatattaaaaatttggaCAAAAGACCAGTTCCTAAAAATTCAAAACCAATGATTTGGTAGAATTGgtacaaaggaagaaaagctcTGGAAACACCGAGAACCATCAGAGAGATGGGCTCAGTAGTTTACAAGCAAACGGCCAACTCAGAACATTGAAGCAGACCAGGTGGCAAGGGCAACCTCGTTTGGACTCAGCTGGCTTCGCAGGCGGGCGCCGTTGGATGGCAGGGTGGGGACGCGCTCAGAGACACCTGGGGCAGCCCGAAGTCGGGAGCGGGACACTAACAGCGGCTCACTCTGACACGGAAGTTGAAAGACATGAAACAGCCACGTGTCAGCATGGATACAGGTGCGGAGGCGCAAGGGACAGGGCCGCATGGCCATTTAAAGCCTAGTTTCTAAAGAAAACACGTGAAGTCACAGGATTGGCAGTGTGACCCACGTTCCAGTCGCCCCCGAATGGCCCTGAGCTGGAAGGAGTAGGGGTCTGCACACCTTGTACACAGTAGGCGGTTAATGTCAGTTTAGTGGAAATTTAAAGGCATTAAACTTGGAAAGGAGAGTGGAAGTTTCTGGCAAACACGACCTCGTGGGCTTGAGACTGCATTGAGATCCATCGAAGGACCGCAGGCACCATGTGCTCgatcctctctcctcccccgAGGGGAGCGGGCAGGTGGTGCCTCTGTGGATGGCCGTCTGGGAGGGGGTGTCGCCTACGCCGCCCCCACTGATGCGTGGTGCAGGCCTGTTGCACCAGTAAAAGCCCAGCAAGCAAACTAGTGGGCAGTTTTGTAAAGATGTCCGTTTTATGTAAATCTCATATGTAATAGAATCaacttctcttttaaatttttggctAGGTGTCACTACCTGGCACCATTTCCCCTCCCCGGCTTTGTCCCCAGGCCTGCAGCTGCTGCCCCGGGTCCCCGCGGACGGTCCCGGGTCAGCAGCCTCTGGACAGGTTCTGCGGAGTTGCAGCCTTGGGGAAGCTggttgatttatttaaaaattcattattaacAGGTGGACACTTTAAGAATGTGGTGTTTGCACAAGGGACTTTCCCATTGAGAAATCCCGTGGCTCCCGCCCGTAACAGCTGACCACACGTTTGTCCTTACGGTTCTGGAGGTCAGGAGTCCTAACGCGGGGGCCTTGACAAGGCTGCTGTCCTCCTAGCGGCTCCTCCGGGAAAATCACTTCCTCGCCGTTTCCAGGCCGGCCGCCTGTACTCGTTGGCTCATGGCCCTCCTCCATCCTCACGGCCAGTCGCACGGGCACCATCCCCCTGCCCTCAGCTTCTGCCAGCACACCTCCTCTGAGTCTGACCCTCTGCCTCCCGCTCGCGAGGACCTGTGATTACACCGAGTCCACACGGCCTGCCCAGGACCTCTCCCCACCTTTAACCTCATCCCGTCGCCAAAGCGCCCTTTGTGCCGTAGAATGATGGATTCACAGCTTCCGGGGACTAGCAGGTGGGGCTCTCCGGGTGGTCCTTACTCTCTTTACCACGGCAACCAACGAGAGGCAAAGCGACGCCCTCGGGTCTTGCTCTTCCAGGGGGAGGTGGATGCCGAGAGACTCTAACTGGTGGAATTATTTGGATACCAAGGTAAAAAGCTAGTTTTTAAGAACCTATTCTTCATTAACCATATTTCTGACCTACACACGCCTGCTCACCTTATTACATTTCTTCAGCCAAATGAAAAAACACTTGAAAGCGAAAAAGCAATTTGTTCTCAAATCCTGGCCCTCAGTGAAGTGTTCTTGAGTTGCTCCAAATATAGGACAGACCCAACTCATGGCCCAGAAACTTATCTTGGTGGGTGCTGCTGCTTCTTCAGTGGGCGTTCTGATTAGCCTTTTTTGATAGAAATAACGGCTACTCACCACACAAGAGAAACATGGAAGGACCCCATGAGAATAGGTGGAgtgcctgttttcttcccaaaggggaagatttttttttttcctgaaatgtaaaaaaaaaaatcactcagattttattttccccactACAGAAACTAAGAGTACATGCTAATTCCTCTTAGAAAATATGGGCCATTTaacatatgataaaatatatccTGCTGGAAGGACTCTAAATTGGTTTAATTCTTTCAGAAGAGCGTTTTGGCAGCACAAATTCAGAGCCTTAAAAAAAACTCCTGGGAACTGATCCTGCGGAAATTTACTCCAGATACCAAAAACACATCATGCATGACTCTGGGTCTTTATGGCACTTCTCTGAGAGTAGAAAGCTCACCAGAAAGAGGGAAGGCTTGAGAAAGCAATCGTGAACATATTGGGTGGGATATTATGCCATGAATCATAATTTTCTGAAGAATTACGATaactggggagtgggggggatgtGTCTTAGTGAGGGTTCCCGCCAAATCCAACTCAAGGTGTAGAGGTGATGGATCCCTTTGGGGTGTgagatgggaagggagaaagggaggggaacGGACTGCTTTCTCTGGTTAGCCGGAAGCCAGGTGGGAACCCGGAGAACACCCTCAAGATGCTCCCACAAAGGAGCCAAAGCAGCCGTGGTTGCTTTTGTGACACCAAGCCCCCAGGGCCTCCCCAGCTCCGTGGACTGCCCCACACAGGCCCTGTGGCTGGAGCCACCCTTGGGCAGAGATGCAAGAAACAGGTGTTGGAACTCTTTGGAGAAGCCTGAGGACACGTGGGCCAGGCACCAACAGGGTTTGCTACAACATGCTCAGTCCTCCATGCAGGGTGCACGATTTTATACACACGGCCAGCCCAGCTACCTGAAACACACGGACTGCGCGTGGGAAAGGGACTGGAAGAAAGGACACTGAGATGTTAGCAGGGACGCTCCCTGAGCGGTAGGGAAGACTGTGGAGTTCTTCTTTCTTTTCGGTTTATTGTATCTACTTTGCTGCATTTCCCAGCTTTTTgcaataaaattttatgattttagtaATGAATCagccacacacacataaaaaatgaTGTGGTAACAGAAACTGAAGAATACCCAAATAATCAGAGACATCTACCCTATTCAGTGTTTTGTAAGACTTAATATTGTAAAAaatcaattcttcccaaatcaATCTAGTGATTTAATGAAAAATCGCAACCCTAGTCCCAGCAGACTTCTGTTGGAGACATTGACAAAACTGGCTTTTAACATTTGTATGggaatgcaaaggacctagaatagctaAAGCTATCTTGGAAAAGAACAATTGGAGAACACATTACCAGATTTCAGGTATCCCTATAAAACCACAGTGATGGAGGCAGTGTAGGATTGGCAAAGAAAGTCAAATACATCGATGGATGggcaggatagagagcccagaaatagaccctcactTGTGCTATCATTTGATTTTCAGCAAAGGCACTAAAGCAATCTAATGGGGGTGAGAAGGTCTTTTCAATAAGTAATTCTGAAACTAGAAACCCACGTGGAAAAGAATGAACCgtgatccctacctcacaccgtACTCAGAAATTAAATGGAGATGGATCCCAGACCTGAATGTGAAAGCTACAACTAGAAACCTTCTAGAAGCAAGCATAGGGGAATGTCTTGAGGGTAGGCGAAGACTACTTAGAAAGCACACAGAGAGCCATAACCATAAGAGAAAATCTGATgtattggacttcatcaaaattaggaAGTTCCGCtcatcaaaagacatcattaagaaataaacaggcaagccacagattgggaggaaatatatgcaaattatatcAAAGGACTGGAGTCCTGTATAGCAAAGAACTGCCCGGGCTCAACAATAGGAAGACAGCTCAATTAAGAAACAGGCAAATGATTTGGACGGACACCTCAACAAAGAAGACCCGCTGTGCCCAACAGGCACATGGCATGTCCACTTTAATGAACACCACCCTCCGTGAGCTCCCAGCACGGCActcatcagaatggctaagattacaCAGATGGTGTGGTTAGCCCCGgcgtggagcaacaggaactcctAGCACTGTTGGTAGGGGGCGGGTAAAATGCCACAGCCCTTTGGTGAACTATCTGAAAGTACACGCGCGAGGCTCTGTAACCCAGCAACGGCTCCCTTTGGGCTTTACTGAGAGGAATGAAAAGATACGTTCACCAAAAGACTTTGACAAGCATCCCCGTAGCTGCTTGTCCCGGCTCAGGCTGCTGGGTCAGAGCACCGTTCATTCCCCTCTGTTCcggaggctgggaggctgagcCTTGGCTGGGGGCCATGAGGGCCTCTTCCTGGTTGCCGACTGCTGGCTTCTCCCAGTGCTCTCACCTGGTGGACAGGGAGCGAGTAGCTCTCCCACCTCTTCTGATAACTCACTTCATCTTGacataaataacacattttcatGGAAAAACCAAACTAAACCAAACTCTGTATGTTCCTAAAGACAAAAACTTGAATGAGAAGCGTGGCATCGTGTTACAGTTTTGCAGATCTCTTTAATATCTGGCCCCACTGAAGACAGTGGGGCCTCGACCTGCCTTGGCATCCTGCCTGTTGTCGTATTTGTGGCTGCCGTGCATGAGGAGAGTCTGCCTCACACAGATGCGTGGTTGGGAAGAAGAGTGTCGTGAGAGCCTTTTGCAGTACTTGTGGCAACACTTAACAGTTGCCATGTTGGCTTTGTGTGTTTCTTTAAGGAAATTCACAGCAATTGTCCATTAGTTATAATAATGCAAGATCCATTCCCTACTCCAGGGTCCCTCCTTGTGCTCACAGGTCACGTGGGGGTGTCCGGTCAGGGCCCGTGGCCCCCGCAGCAGCCCAGAACCTCTGGTCCCTGTGTGGAGGAACACCCTGCATCCTCTCCACCCTCTCTTTGCGTGGAGTCTGAAGTCACAGGCCCGTGCAGAAGGTCCACGGTTTGGCTGTCAGGTTGATTCCTGTGCTGTTCTTCGTCACCACGGAAAGGGCAAGAGGAAGGGTGGTCATTGCCCTTTGAATGCCAGTCTGCAGGGTGAGACATCTGCATGTCACCTCCTGGTGACAAGTGACActtgcctcctctccttccctctctcattgaTGTCACTGTGGACTTGTGGGCTGTCACTTAGTATTGTGCGGTCTACATCACCCACTGCTCCTTTTTATGACCCAGGCTTGGCCAGAGGGAGCCCGCATGCCACCCCATGGACTCTGCTAGGCCCGCCCGGactctgcctgcccctgccctgggacCAGCCCCCTCTCTGCTGCCTGGACAGGAGCCCCTCTCTAGCTCCGCTGCGCCCCTCGTGCCCTCGTGGGGGGGCCGGGCATAGGATGGTGCTGCCCTTCCTGCTGGCGTCCCACACTGTACTCTGTGCTGCCACTCTGCCTCCCTCTCGCCAGCCCTTCCAGGCACGGAAGCTTCTGGGCTCTCCCAGtcacattcttttgtttttaaggcttttttcCAACTGTGCCATATGACACGGCTTCTGGAGCACCTGAAATGGAGCCATAGGTTTCCAGTGTAGTGTGATCTTTCAGACTTTTGGAACTGCTCTAGATTTTGCTTTTAGCATTCGTGCTAAAACACCagattcttctctttcccttggcCTCTGCTCCCACATGTCATCAGCAGGCTGTACCGGCCCCAAGCTCGGAGGAAGACATTTCCACACATGGCCGTGCCCTCCCTGGCCCAGGCCTGCAAGGACCCCTGTCCCTCCCTTGTTCCTTGTGTAGATGGCCCCTGAACAGCTCTGTGACTTTGCAAAGGAGGAGCTGGGGCCATGTTTCCCTGGGTCTGATCCACCGGCAAGGCAGCCGCTGGTGATGTGGGAGCCCATGGCCTGGCTCCCAGTGGCTCTGTGGGCAGGGGAAGGCACACGGTGTGAAGCTGGTGATGGTTTCCAGGGAGTCCCCATGGCAGGACGGCCCGAGGTTGCAGAGTGGGTGCTCAAGGGCCATCCCCGCTCCCTGGCTTCCCCTGGGGTCCTTCTCCCTGAGGCACATGAATGGCTTCCCTTCCCTTGACCAGGTCTGACCCATACAACCAGACAGCCCACCGCCACACAAGGTCGGAGGGGTCCTGTGAGACACAGGTCAGCTCAGCTCACTCTGCAGCTTTCCAGGGGCTTCCCAGGGACTCGGGGGGGAGGCGTAGCTCAGTCTTCCTTCAAAGAGAGCATATGTGCCCGAAGAACCAAAAGCAGGGACTCCAATAAATGCCTGTTCACGGGTGTTCCCAGCAGCCCTGTTCACAGTGGCCAGAagaggaaacaacccaagtgttcaccTCTGGGTCAGGGGATAAACCACAATGTGGACATGCATACAGTgagtggaatattactctgctGTGGAAAGGACTGACGCACATGCTGTGTAGCTCATCATACCCAGCAAAGGAAGCCAGACATGGAAGGACACATGTTGTACGAGTCCTTTATAGGAACCATCCAGAACGGgtaaatccacagaaacagaagtCAGGTTGGTGGTCgtcagaggctggggaggggcggggagaaaCTGCTACCCAGTCAGGGTGCAACCTGGGGGGACAGAGATGTGAAACTCAGTAGTGCCGGCAGTTGTACAACATGGCGCAGGTGCCACGTGCAACTgactgttcactttaaaatggttagttTTGTGTCATGTGAATTGCAtgtcaataaattattttttaaatgtgtctatgtgtatgtgtgcacgcgtgtgtgtgcaagtgtgtgtgtccTTCTTTCGGAGATGTGGATGAGCGGCCAGCCCTGGGATGTTGGACCGTCTCTTGGGATGCTGGGCCAGCCTTCCCTGTAGCTCAGCCAGTGGTCCTGTGGGCCTCCAGAGGTGGACCACGGTGCATGCCCCTGGGGCAGAGCAGGGCCACAGGCAGTCCCTGGGGTAGCCAGGCCCCCCGAGGCCACTCCAGGCCATGCTACCACTTTGGAAGAGCAGGCCTGGAGGGCACATCCTTCAAGCTTAGCTGGCCCACACATCTCCTTTGGTGTCTCCATGGGCatgcacaccccaccccccaacactggCCTCACTGAGTGTCTCCCCTGCTCCAGGACATAGTGTGCCTGCCTCCTCCGCATGGACCTTCTGCCTCCATGCTGCAGACAAACAGCGGTCACCCCAAAAGCAGCCACCAAGAGGTCCAGGGACCAATCTGCATGTgggaggctccttgctcaggggacAACTCTCCTGAGCCTCATATTTCTCTCCTGAGCCTCTGCACGTGGCAGTGCAGTGACGAGGTGTCCTCACAGAGCCCACCATGCTCTGGCTGAGACCTGGGGACCATGACCGCCTCTCTAGTGGGAATGGGACGTAGGTAACCTCACCTCCGATCACCTC is a window of Zalophus californianus isolate mZalCal1 chromosome 1, mZalCal1.pri.v2, whole genome shotgun sequence DNA encoding:
- the LOC113917653 gene encoding macrophage migration inhibitory factor, whose protein sequence is MPMFVVNTNVPRASVPDGLLSELTQQLAQATGKPAQYIAVHVVSDQLMAFGGSSEPCALCSLHSIGKIGGAQNRSYSKLLCGLLAERLRVSPDRIYINYYDMNAANVGWNGSTFA